A genomic segment from Bacteroidota bacterium encodes:
- the gldM gene encoding gliding motility protein GldM has protein sequence MGSSNCPETPRQRMIGMMYLVLTALLALNVSKEILDSFLIVNESLVITNENFTKKIEGNYAAFSKALALSKAKVQPYYDKAMQAKAISKDMVDFINKCKADIISLEGGIPVAEADTINIRNVSARDKYDQATHYFIGESQDGSAGQAGALKIKIQEFKKKMLDLIDPKYRNTLKLGLNVEGPFYGADGEKHTWEMHNFYHTIMAADVVILNKLIAEVKNAEFDVVAQLYTAINVEDFKFDQIGAKVVPKSTYVLTGESFEADIFVAAYDTKQTPEIIVGSAVDSNTYEISGEKITVEGVNGVGKLKLGAGGIGVRTYGGVINVTNPSGGTKSYPFSGEYVVAQPSATISPTKMNVFYIGVPNPVSISVPGVANANVRVTITGGGGSIAKAAGDGQYTVTVTTPTTAASMCKVTVSAAMGGSTRSMGSMDFRVKRVPDPVAYIAGTKGGPVSKGALMASPLIPRMENFDFDLQFTIISFSLTMSKQGDLVTKQTTGNQLSAEMKSMIQNAGKNQKVYIEDIKAKGPDGSTRNLGTISLKII, from the coding sequence ATGGGATCAAGTAATTGTCCGGAAACCCCCCGGCAAAGAATGATAGGGATGATGTACCTGGTGTTGACTGCTCTTCTGGCTCTGAATGTGTCTAAGGAAATTCTCGATTCGTTTCTTATTGTGAACGAGAGTCTTGTGATTACGAATGAGAATTTCACCAAGAAGATAGAAGGCAACTACGCCGCTTTTTCCAAAGCTCTGGCTTTAAGTAAAGCCAAAGTTCAACCATACTATGATAAAGCCATGCAGGCCAAGGCAATTTCAAAAGATATGGTTGATTTCATTAATAAATGTAAAGCCGATATTATTTCTCTCGAAGGAGGTATTCCTGTAGCTGAAGCCGATACTATCAATATACGTAATGTCAGCGCCAGAGATAAATATGATCAGGCAACTCACTATTTCATTGGCGAATCCCAAGACGGTAGCGCCGGACAGGCAGGAGCACTCAAAATAAAAATTCAGGAATTCAAAAAGAAAATGCTGGATTTGATTGATCCTAAATACCGCAATACCCTAAAACTGGGTTTGAATGTTGAAGGCCCTTTCTACGGTGCTGACGGCGAAAAACACACCTGGGAGATGCATAACTTCTACCATACTATTATGGCTGCCGATGTTGTTATTCTTAATAAACTCATCGCTGAAGTGAAAAATGCCGAATTTGATGTGGTTGCACAACTTTATACTGCTATCAATGTTGAAGACTTCAAATTTGACCAGATTGGCGCGAAAGTAGTGCCGAAATCTACTTACGTGCTCACAGGCGAAAGCTTTGAAGCAGATATTTTTGTGGCTGCATATGATACAAAACAAACACCGGAGATTATTGTTGGTTCAGCGGTTGATTCAAATACTTATGAAATCAGCGGCGAAAAAATCACTGTTGAAGGTGTCAATGGTGTTGGTAAACTGAAACTCGGTGCCGGCGGCATTGGTGTAAGAACCTATGGTGGCGTTATTAACGTAACAAACCCAAGCGGTGGTACAAAATCTTACCCTTTCAGCGGCGAGTATGTAGTAGCACAGCCTTCTGCAACCATTTCTCCGACCAAAATGAACGTGTTCTATATTGGTGTTCCGAACCCGGTTTCTATTTCTGTTCCCGGCGTTGCAAATGCTAATGTCAGAGTAACCATTACCGGTGGTGGTGGATCAATAGCCAAAGCTGCCGGCGACGGACAGTACACGGTTACTGTTACTACACCAACAACTGCAGCATCTATGTGTAAAGTTACGGTGTCGGCAGCTATGGGCGGCAGTACACGAAGTATGGGAAGCATGGACTTTCGCGTAAAACGCGTTCCTGATCCCGTTGCATACATTGCCGGAACCAAAGGCGGCCCAGTGAGCAAAGGCGCTCTGATGGCTTCACCACTGATTCCGAGAATGGAAAACTTCGATTTTGACTTGCAATTTACCATCATTTCTTTCTCTCTTACAATGAGCAAACAAGGTGACCTTGTAACAAAACAAACCACCGGCAACCAGCTCTCGGCTGAAATGAAATCAATGATTCAGAATGCAGGCAAAAATCAAAAAGTATATATTGAAGATATTAAGGCCAAAGGTCCTGACGGCTCTACCCGTAATTTAGGTACCATCAGTCTTAAGATCATCTAA
- the gldN gene encoding gliding motility protein GldN, translated as MKKLLAVLSITGCFLLLLQSAHAQNNNTPRDGVYDKVHIGQREPVPYPSLREADVMWSKRIWRVIDMRQKMNLPMFYPIEEMAGRKSLMQIIYGAVKEGSIHAYDAGNEEFLTLLAPDVLLKSLDKQDTMKLTRAEPPYDEYDSVISNPFRASDVYLIRVKEDWFFDKQRSVMDVRILGLCPILEDYDVVTGEFRGYKPLFWVYFPECRQIFAKNDVFNKWNDAERRSYDDIFMKRMFGSYIYKESNVYDRRVIQYAKGMDGLLEADRIKGELFRMEHDLWEY; from the coding sequence ATGAAAAAACTTTTGGCAGTGCTTTCGATAACAGGATGCTTTCTCCTGCTTCTGCAGAGCGCCCATGCGCAAAACAATAACACCCCGCGCGATGGTGTGTATGATAAAGTTCATATTGGTCAGCGGGAGCCCGTTCCTTATCCTTCACTCAGGGAAGCCGATGTGATGTGGTCGAAAAGAATTTGGCGCGTCATTGACATGAGACAAAAGATGAACCTCCCCATGTTTTACCCTATTGAGGAAATGGCCGGTCGTAAAAGTCTGATGCAGATTATTTATGGTGCAGTAAAAGAAGGCTCAATACATGCTTATGATGCAGGTAACGAGGAATTCCTGACACTACTTGCTCCCGATGTTCTGCTGAAATCTCTTGATAAGCAAGATACAATGAAACTTACAAGAGCTGAGCCGCCTTACGATGAATATGATTCTGTTATTTCGAACCCTTTCAGAGCTTCTGATGTATATCTTATCAGGGTGAAGGAAGACTGGTTCTTCGATAAACAACGTTCCGTAATGGATGTACGTATTTTGGGTCTGTGTCCGATTCTTGAGGATTATGACGTGGTTACCGGCGAATTCAGAGGCTATAAGCCATTGTTCTGGGTTTATTTTCCGGAATGCCGCCAGATATTTGCCAAAAACGACGTGTTCAATAAATGGAATGATGCAGAACGCAGATCGTATGACGACATTTTTATGAAACGAATGTTCGGCAGCTATATCTACAAAGAAAGCAACGTATATGACCGCAGGGTTATTCAATATGCCAAAGGCATGGATGGCTTGCTTGAAGCTGACCGCATAAAAGGGGAGCTGTTCCGCATGGAACATGACCTCTGGGAATACTAG
- a CDS encoding biotin/lipoyl-containing protein: protein MEEQQENIPWEILYVQDTRYKTLLTKKFRERKHYEPTNPKLLLAFIPGTIQSVYVKPGQKVKKGDKLVGLEAMKMINEILAPFNGVVAKVNVKVGERVPKNEVLVELK, encoded by the coding sequence ATGGAAGAACAACAAGAAAATATCCCCTGGGAAATACTGTATGTGCAGGATACCCGCTATAAAACCCTTCTGACAAAAAAATTCAGGGAACGCAAGCACTATGAGCCTACGAATCCTAAATTGCTTTTGGCTTTTATTCCCGGTACCATACAGAGTGTATATGTGAAACCGGGTCAGAAAGTAAAAAAAGGCGATAAACTTGTGGGATTGGAAGCCATGAAAATGATTAACGAGATTCTCGCCCCCTTCAATGGTGTTGTTGCAAAAGTGAATGTGAAGGTTGGCGAACGCGTTCCCAAAAACGAGGTGCTGGTAGAGCTGAAATAA
- a CDS encoding GH3 auxin-responsive promoter family protein, which produces MAILNSVLSWLMKKRMHQIELFLMYPVDVQQEWLRRLMLSAKETEWGLKYDYFSITRPSQFRERVPVSTYEEIKPYIDRVRRGEQNILWPQDIKWFAKSSGTTGDKSKYIPVSEDSVEECHFKGGKDLLTIYCTLYPETRIFDGKGLMLGGSHSAGEYGNEVYYGDLSAILMQNMPFWAQYIRTPELSVALMDEWEEKIDLMAELTIKENVTNISGVPSWTLVLLQRILQVTGKNNILEVWPGLEVYFHGGVSLTPYREQFHRLLPGSQVAYIETYNASEGFFGLQDRIGADDMLLMLDYGVYYEFMPLDQLGLAFPKTLGLDEVSLHTNYALIISTNSGLWRYLIGDTIQFTSLDPFRIRITGRTKNFINVYGEELMIDNADMALDTACKKTGASVKEYTAAPAAKAEIGGAAHEWAIEFVEVPQNLGYFTEVFDNALKALNSDYEAKRYKNMVLHEPLITVLPEGSFYNWMKHKGKLGGQNKVPRLYNDRRYIDDLLMIVINKVGL; this is translated from the coding sequence ATGGCTATTCTGAATTCTGTTTTATCGTGGCTGATGAAGAAAAGGATGCATCAGATCGAGCTTTTTCTGATGTACCCCGTTGATGTGCAGCAGGAATGGCTGAGGCGATTGATGCTGTCGGCAAAAGAAACGGAATGGGGTTTAAAATATGATTACTTCTCGATTACGCGCCCTTCACAATTTAGGGAACGGGTGCCTGTAAGTACTTACGAAGAAATAAAACCCTACATTGACCGTGTGAGACGCGGTGAGCAGAATATTCTCTGGCCTCAGGATATTAAATGGTTTGCAAAAAGCTCGGGGACTACCGGCGATAAAAGTAAGTATATTCCGGTTAGCGAAGATTCTGTTGAAGAATGCCATTTTAAAGGCGGTAAAGACCTTCTTACCATTTATTGCACCCTGTACCCCGAAACACGTATTTTCGACGGTAAAGGGCTTATGCTGGGTGGTAGTCACAGTGCCGGAGAATATGGCAATGAAGTTTACTATGGCGACCTTTCAGCTATTTTGATGCAAAATATGCCATTCTGGGCACAGTACATCCGTACACCCGAACTGAGTGTTGCCCTGATGGATGAATGGGAAGAAAAAATAGACCTGATGGCAGAGCTTACCATCAAGGAAAATGTTACCAATATTTCGGGCGTTCCTTCATGGACACTCGTGCTGCTGCAACGAATCCTTCAGGTTACCGGCAAGAATAATATTCTGGAAGTATGGCCGGGACTTGAAGTGTATTTTCACGGAGGCGTTTCTCTGACACCCTACCGCGAACAGTTTCACAGGCTGCTGCCCGGCAGCCAGGTTGCTTATATTGAAACATACAATGCCTCGGAAGGGTTCTTCGGGTTGCAGGACAGGATTGGTGCCGATGATATGCTGCTGATGCTTGATTATGGCGTGTATTACGAGTTTATGCCACTTGACCAGCTTGGACTTGCGTTTCCGAAAACACTCGGGCTCGACGAAGTAAGCCTGCACACCAATTATGCCTTGATTATTTCAACCAACAGCGGTCTGTGGCGCTATCTTATCGGCGATACCATACAGTTCACTTCACTCGATCCGTTTCGTATCCGCATTACCGGAAGGACCAAAAATTTCATAAATGTATATGGTGAGGAACTGATGATTGATAATGCAGATATGGCGCTGGACACTGCCTGTAAAAAGACCGGCGCTTCTGTAAAAGAATATACCGCTGCCCCCGCAGCAAAAGCAGAAATTGGAGGCGCTGCGCATGAATGGGCTATTGAGTTTGTTGAAGTGCCACAAAATCTGGGATATTTTACAGAAGTATTCGACAACGCTCTGAAAGCCTTGAACTCCGACTATGAAGCAAAACGATACAAAAACATGGTGCTTCACGAGCCTTTGATAACGGTACTTCCCGAAGGCTCTTTTTATAACTGGATGAAACATAAAGGAAAGCTGGGTGGCCAAAATAAAGTACCACGCCTGTACAATGACCGCCGATATATTGACGACCTGCTGATGATTGTTATTAATAAAGTCGGATTATGA
- a CDS encoding peptidoglycan DD-metalloendopeptidase family protein, giving the protein MAERWKKISFKGWRKLLISLYSVFFICLVLLMFPFASSQNQSQKDKLLDKKKQIESEIEYYKQLLSDTKKSKELSLNQVNLLKNKISKREDLIDEINSEVGLIDQQISENNQEIQKHQENLQVLKDEYARMIYNAYKSRHAYTRLMFIFASDDFDQAYQRLRYFQQYNDYRRRQVELIAETQGQIILKNQDLKQEKENKNQLLQSNEQEKEKLALEKAEKDNALKGLKKKESEIKKALNEKKAEAAKLKGKIESLISEEINKSARKTNKTVTATTTARTVLTPEEKVLSDNFISNKGKLPWPVESGVISSSFGEHPHAVLDGIMVKNNGIDIATKKGSSARAVFNGIVTSIIVITNTNKAVLIRHGDYFTVYSNLESVSVSKGQNVSTKQRIGTVYTGDSDGKTELHFEVWEGKLLCNPAIWLAGR; this is encoded by the coding sequence ATGGCAGAACGTTGGAAAAAAATATCGTTTAAGGGTTGGCGGAAATTACTCATTTCCCTGTATTCGGTATTTTTTATTTGCCTGGTATTGCTCATGTTTCCCTTTGCAAGCAGCCAGAATCAAAGCCAAAAAGACAAGCTTCTCGATAAAAAGAAGCAAATTGAATCCGAAATAGAATACTATAAACAGCTGCTTTCCGACACCAAAAAATCAAAAGAGCTTTCGCTGAATCAGGTGAACCTGCTTAAAAATAAAATATCAAAACGCGAAGACCTGATTGATGAGATAAATTCAGAAGTTGGACTTATTGACCAACAGATAAGTGAGAATAATCAAGAGATTCAGAAGCATCAGGAAAATTTGCAGGTGCTTAAAGATGAATATGCCCGAATGATTTATAACGCTTATAAAAGCCGTCACGCCTACACACGACTGATGTTTATTTTCGCTTCAGATGATTTTGACCAGGCATACCAGCGCCTGCGCTATTTTCAGCAATACAATGATTATCGCCGCAGGCAGGTAGAACTCATTGCTGAAACTCAGGGTCAGATAATTCTGAAAAATCAGGATCTCAAGCAGGAGAAGGAAAACAAGAACCAGTTGCTGCAATCAAATGAGCAGGAAAAAGAAAAACTTGCCCTCGAAAAAGCTGAAAAAGACAATGCTTTGAAAGGCCTTAAAAAGAAGGAATCGGAAATTAAAAAAGCGCTCAATGAAAAGAAGGCGGAAGCGGCTAAACTTAAAGGAAAAATTGAATCACTGATTTCTGAGGAAATCAATAAATCGGCCAGGAAAACGAATAAAACGGTAACGGCTACTACTACCGCGCGGACAGTGCTTACACCGGAAGAAAAGGTGCTGTCTGATAATTTCATCAGTAATAAAGGGAAACTGCCCTGGCCTGTTGAATCAGGCGTTATCAGCAGTTCTTTTGGTGAACATCCGCATGCGGTACTTGATGGTATTATGGTGAAAAATAATGGTATCGACATTGCAACCAAAAAAGGAAGTTCGGCAAGAGCGGTATTCAACGGCATTGTTACAAGCATCATTGTTATTACAAATACGAATAAAGCAGTGCTTATCCGCCATGGCGATTACTTTACTGTCTACTCTAATCTTGAATCGGTAAGTGTGAGCAAAGGTCAGAATGTTAGTACGAAACAACGCATTGGAACGGTATATACCGGCGATTCTGACGGGAAAACAGAACTTCATTTTGAAGTTTGGGAAGGAAAGCTCTTGTGTAATCCTGCCATTTGGCTTGCAGGACGGTAG
- a CDS encoding NAD(P)H-binding protein: MNTTPKALLVGASGLIGKQCLNLLLSDPYYSEVEIWVRKSLSVSHPKLKETIIDFDTMEAQTTEARSLFCCLGTTIKRAGSQQAFVKVDHDYVMSLAKVAKKSGAHNFLVISSIGANSASGNFYLRTKGTMEDDLKTAGIPAVSILRPSFLMGHRDEKRTGEAIAKVIMSIFGFLMVGGLRKYRGIRDTVVAKAMIHLSKQELTGFNIVESGILQGLGRETSEQG, from the coding sequence ATGAATACAACTCCTAAAGCATTGCTCGTTGGAGCTTCGGGGCTCATCGGAAAACAGTGTCTCAATCTGCTTTTATCGGATCCGTATTATTCGGAAGTAGAAATATGGGTGCGCAAAAGCCTTTCAGTTTCCCATCCTAAACTTAAGGAAACGATCATTGATTTTGATACAATGGAGGCACAGACAACTGAAGCAAGAAGCCTATTCTGCTGTTTGGGCACGACTATTAAAAGAGCCGGTTCCCAGCAGGCATTTGTTAAAGTAGATCATGATTACGTGATGAGTTTGGCCAAGGTTGCCAAAAAATCAGGCGCACACAATTTTCTTGTAATATCATCAATCGGGGCAAATTCGGCTTCAGGAAATTTTTACCTGCGAACCAAAGGAACAATGGAAGATGATTTAAAAACTGCCGGCATTCCGGCGGTGAGCATTCTCCGACCATCATTTCTAATGGGTCACCGCGACGAGAAACGCACCGGAGAGGCCATTGCAAAAGTTATAATGAGCATCTTCGGCTTTTTAATGGTCGGCGGATTGAGGAAATACAGGGGCATCCGCGATACCGTTGTTGCAAAAGCAATGATTCATCTCTCAAAACAAGAATTGACCGGGTTTAATATTGTTGAATCAGGCATTTTACAAGGATTGGGAAGAGAGACTTCTGAACAGGGCTGA